The Arctopsyche grandis isolate Sample6627 chromosome 5, ASM5162203v2, whole genome shotgun sequence genome includes a window with the following:
- the Secp43 gene encoding tRNA Selenocysteine associated protein codes for MAINPMVHCQLWMGSLEPNMTESFIMAAFQKMGEHPQNVKVIRNKYTGEPAGYCFVHFNTDEEAIDAMHKLNGKPIPGTNPVIRFRLNSASRESKANAQTERDFSLWVGDLSSDVDDYSLYRAFSLKYSSIKAAKVILDSSGFSKGYGFVRFSNEEEQKNALWAMNGYVGLGTKVLKICNAVPKPKTTTVPLSTTTTPQSYTSTDYSQQYYDPSAYWQNYSQAWTGYYSGDQMNAGMDGSQMMTASLDPSMHQAEIIEDDFALIEHKILLDIEQMNKETLDQDRNLWDALENSRWLPNEITEVY; via the exons ATGGCTATTAATCCAATGGTTCATTGCCAGCTGTGGATGGGAAGT TTGGAACCCAACATGACGGAAAGTTTCATTATGGCTGCTTTCCAAAAGATGGGCGAACATCCTCAAAATGTAAAAGTAATCCGCAACAAATACACGGGTGAACCGGCTGGTTATTGTTTCGTTCACTTCAACACGGACGAAGAAGCGATCGATGCTATGCACAAACTCAACGGAAAACCAATACCAGGCACAAATCCAGTCATCAGATTCAGATTGAATAGTGCTAGTAGAGAAAGCAAAGCTAACGCACAGACAGAGCGTGACTTCTCTCTGTGGGTCGGAGATTTAAGTTCAGATGTGGACGATTACAGTTTATATAGAGCATTTTCGTTGAAGTATTCCTCAATAAAAGCAGCTAAAG TGATTTTAGATAGTTCGGGATTTAGCAAAGGTTacggtttcgttcgttttagcAATGAAGAAGAACAGAAGAATGCATTGTGGGCTATGAACGGTTACGTTGGCTTGGGTACTAAAGTTTTGAAAATTTGCAACGCTGTGCCCAAACCAAAAACGACAACTGTTCCTTTAAGTACCACAACAACTCCACAGTCCTACACTTCTACT GATTACAGTCAACAGTACTACGACCCTTCAGCATATTGGCAAAATTACTCCCAAGCGTGGACGGGATATTATAGCGGTGATCAGATGAATGCTGGTATGGATGGGAGCCAAATGATGACAGCTTCTCTAGATCCGTCAATGCACCAAGCTGAAATCATCGAAGATGATTTTGCTCTTATAG AGCATAAAATACTATTGGATATTGAACAAATGAATAAGGAGACGTTAGATCAAGACAGAAATTTGTGGGATGCTCTAGAAAATTCCAGATGGTTACCCAACGAAATCACAGAAGTGTATTGA